The stretch of DNA CAATActtatataatcatgatttttttattaaaatatgtcATATATGCCCTATATATTATGAGATTAGTACTGCTATTATgttgtttaatttaatattcataatatatatattatgatattttgtttgaaatttttttggaaatattttgtatgtatatatgtttattttattttctattaattaaacatactaatttaataaacaaaataataatattcacataggttTATTATATTAGTGTCATGTttcttttttagaaaataaataaatatataaaaaaaactatttatcttcttctttcttttttgtttattcatttattgtatcctatttattttttctaattaaataatatttggagtttataaagttttgtttgtttatttatttattttttgatgtaagaattgtatttcaatagaaaattcttccactaactcattagaaaataataaatatataaacacaataaaaagaaaatatatttattttagtatagtataaattggctatgtttatttttatatttacaattataataaacatactaataatataaaatactttgtatatatatgtttattttgtttttatttattaaacatactaatttaataaacaaaacaataatattcagatatgtttattatatcactctgcgtgtcatgtttattttttagaattttaagcattgatttatatttatatacattaatgtttataattttgatattgtattttattgaaaaaaaacttattaagttatattaattcatactaaaatagataataaacatttatctttaataaaaaaaaatatttaatttgtttatttttataaaactgtttattatttatttacttaatttgacaaaattctttattttgaattttaataaacatgttttattattaataatttttatttattttttctaattaaataatatttagagtttataaagttttgtttgtttatttatttattttttgatgtaagaattgtatttcaatagaaaattcttccactaactcattagaaaataataaatatgttgacacaataaaaagaaaatatatttattttagtatagtataaattggctatgtttatttttatatttacaattataataaacttactaataatataaaatactttgtatctatatgtttattttgtttttatttattaaacatactaatttaataaacaaaataattatattcagatatgtttattatatcactctgcgtgtcatgtttattttttagaattctaagcattgatttatatttatatacattaatgtttataattttgatattgtattttattgaaaaaaaaacttattaaattataataattcatactaaaatagataataaatatttattctttaataaacattaaattataatatcaaTATTATATGGTACTTTgtgtaataataaaaaaaataattgtttatattatttagtgatgtaataaaaaatgtattatttaatgattaaaatgtatgattttatgtaataaattttgtaaatgtataaatttttcaaataattttcttttacacattttttgtaataattttatttttattgtgaaAAAAAGCCTAAAAAGAAATAGTTGTTTACCAACATTAaactataatattaatattatatggtagtttgtgtaataataaaaaaaataattgtttatattatttagtgatgtaataaaaaatagttgTTTGCAACGCGTGGACCGTTAGCCAGGTGAGATGGTGGTTTATCATGAACCCTCAGAGAGTCACATGCTTGTCAACTCTACTCCCCAGGTTGACGTCCCTACAAGGGTGGTCGGAGTGAGCACCATCCATATGACTAGGGAGTACGGCCCACGCTACATGCAACCCAACTACTTTGCCCCACTTGGTTACAGGCCCACGTGACTGGACCCGGCGATAGGATTGTATAAAGTaatcaatataaacatattaaaaaagttATGTTTCGTCCATGTGGGAGGGATGggatttcttcttccttaaaccaAATCAAAACTTGTTCTTCTCAGTTAGTGTAAAAATCAATCTCAGATGCTATCCTACTCTCCACTCCTCATCTCACTGCACAACAGACTCAGAGACACAAAAAAACCTCTTTTTCCCTCTCCACCAAGGAACCCACTCACCGGCGGCGCCGCAGTTGCATCGTCCTCTAAGATCATGTATGTATGTCGtttcagtatttttttttcctttctttctttctttctatgtcTATCTCTTCGTGCcttatgtatgaatttttgttaTTGCTCGGTATTAGTTCTCATAGGGCTTGATTATCTTCCTTGACGCTCGCTGGGTTTATCATACAATACAAGTTtggaattaatttgttttttggcATTTTTGCTCGCAACGTGTTTGATATAATGTCTCTTTCAATATTATGCATTTTTCATTAGTTTTATCGTGCAAAGTTGACAATTTTGTAATTAGTTCTGTTGGTTTAAATCATTTAAACACCTAGTATAAGAGTTTTACAATTTCTCCAATCTTTTATGCCATCAACTTGTCTAAGAATTCGATAACATGAGGGGGGGAAGTTCCTCAATAATatcttttgtttgtttgttggtaGTTCAttattaaaagttattttttatttgctcTACAAATTATTTACAGAATTCAGAGATACTTCTACTCTCGCAATTCACAACTGTTGAATATTGATGATATGTGCACTAATTTTTTACACAACATATGGCATGTTTTTCATCCAGCCATAATTATTTGAAGGTAGAATCCACTATGTTAAGAAGGTATGCCATGTCATTGTGAGTAAAATCTTGGTAAATTACTTGTGTGCACATATCATTGCTTTCAATctctatatatatgtgtgtatatttCTGTGTTGAAGCCTTGTGAGAATACAAGATGAATTTCTGGAAACCCATGTCACTTGTTCATAGAAAACATTGTTGCTTGTAAATATGTGTATTGTAATTTTCATTGTTGTTCCTTATCTTAAAGCTTGAGTTCAATGATCAAGTcagtttcttttaatttttccaGCTGAAACTGAAAGTACTATCAAGATCAATTATGGATTCTTAATTCTAGAAATGTGGAGACATTAGAGAGAAGTTTAAAAGGAGAAAAGGactgagtttttttattttccttttagaaatattaaactaaaGAATACTCTATATTGCATTTGATTCTAAGATCTAACCAAGCTTGGTAACgtttttcaatttaataattTGTATAAGATGCTTAATTTCTTCTCATAATACTTGCCTTGCAGCTAGGATTAGATACTGTACCAGTTCTTGTTGGTCCAGTGTCTTACTTGTTGCTATCAAAACCAGCAAAAGGTGTTGAGAAgtccttctctcttctttcccTCATTGGAAATATTCTTTCAGTCTACAAGTaagaatattatatttttatcaggCGTTACCTTTTTCAATGTTATCTTGTATTAAATCTTGTCAACCAAAAATGGTCTATGCTATGCAGGGAGGTTGTGGCTGAACTAAAGGCTGCAGGTGCCACTTGGATTCAGTTTGATGAGCCCACCCTTGTGAAGGATCTTGATTCTCACCAATTACAAGCATTTACTCATGCCTACTCAGAACTAGAGTCATCTTTGTCTGGTTTGAATGTTATAATTGAATCATATTTTGCTGATGTTCCTGCCGAggcatacaaaacacttacctcTCTAAAGGGTGTAGCTGGGTATGGCTTTGACCTGGTCTGTGGAACAAAGACCCTTGATTTGATCAAGAGTGGATTTCCTTCTGGAAAATACTTGTTTGCTGGAGTGGTAGATGGGCGCAATATATGGGCCAACGATCTTGCATCCTCCATCAGTACCCTAGAGGCACTTGAGGGTATTGTTGGAAAAGGTATTCTTTCTATAAGTTTTTTGCGTTGGTTTAGAATGTTAGTACTGTTCTAGAGGTTTAAGTATTTTCTGCTATCTTTTACATGCTGTAGACAAGGTTGTTGTCTCTACATCCTGCTCTCTTCTACACACTGCGGTTGATCTTGTGAATGAGACTAAGTTAGATGCGGAGATCAAGTCATGGCTTGCATTTGCTGCTCAAAAAGTAGTTGAAGTAAATGCCCTGGCTAAGGTATTGTCTGGACACAAGGATGAGGTGCTTTTTTTCTCCctacatattatatttgttattcAATATTTTTCCAGACAGAAAATTATACTTAATAGGCTTTTTAATTTAGTTGCAAGCTTATTAGTTAAATTATTTGCATAATAACTTGCTACTTTTTTATATCTTTCTGATTCTTGAGGAATTGggatttgatttattagttttgagcttttttccctctctcttttgtaatctataaatttttataGGGATATTCCTTTCATTATTTTTacgtaattttattatttagctCTAACTAGTAAGACACTGTATGAACAGGactacatataaatgtaattatgAATGTTGCCGCTGTCTTGTTGTGTCAAGTGATGATCAGTCGAGCTTGGATTTtactttatgatttttttttatgtaacttTTTGTGCTGGCCTACTATATAATTCTACAATACAAGTGAATAAATTCAGTGTCTGGTTTTTTATTTGTCTCCAGGCTTTCTTTGCTGCCAATGCAGCTGCTCAAGCTTCAAGAAAATCTTCAACTAGGGTAACAAATGAGCATGTTAAAAAATCAGTAAGTCTATGTTAAATGTGAATAGATGTCCACTTCAACATCTCATGTTCTATAGTTTTGATGTGATCATCTTTTCCTTACTCTGGACTGCAATTCTTTGCTTTTAAAGGCTGCTGCTTTGAAGGGCTCTGACCACCGTCGAGCAACAAATGTGAGTGTCAGGCTGGATGCCCAGCAGAAAAAGTTGAGCCTTCCTGTTCTTCCAACTACCACAATTGGATCCTTCCCTCAGACCATGGATCTCAGAAGAGTCCGTCGGGAATACAAGGCTAAAAAGTGAGCTCCTGGCTAGCTGAGTATTGCTATAATTGTcctaaaaaatttctaaatgaTTTTGTTTGAACTAACTGAACTGTTATTGGTGTATACATTAGAATCTCCGAAGAAAATTATGTCAGTGCGATCAAGGAGGAGATTAACAAAGTTGTCAAGCTCCAAGAAGAGCTCGACATTGATGTATAGTTTTCACATTTATATCTTTTTATGAAGATCTTATTAAACTGCTCCTTTGTCAATCAGAGGAATGATATGTTTGAGTACTTTGGAGAGCAATTATCTGGCTTTGCCTTCACTGTGAATGGGTGGGTTCAGTCTTATGGATCTCGCTGTGTCAAGCCACCTATCATCTATGGTGATGTCAGTCGCCCCAAGGCCATGACAGTCTTCTGGTCCTCATTAGCTCAGAGTTTGACTAGCGCCCAATGAAAGGAATGCTCACTGGTCCTGTAACGATTTTGAATTGGTCTTTCGTTAGAAATGATCAACCAAGGTAAGATACaagtataaattaattttctggatatttatcttttctttttactttttcCCTTATTAATGTCTTTTTGCTTTCAGGTCTGAGACCTGCTATCAAATTGCTTTGGCGATTAAGGATGAAGTTGAGGATCTTGAAAAGGCTGGAATTACTGTTATCCAGATTGATGAGGCTGCTTTAAGAGAAGGTTTGCCTCTTAGGAAGTCCGAGCAGGCTTTCTATCTTGATTGGGCCGTTCACTCCTTCAGAATCACCAACTGTGGTGTCCAAGATACTACTCAGGTTCAGTCATACTGATCTATTTTACATGAAGTTCTGTGATTTGTATCCTAAGATAAAAGTTACTTCTAGGTTTACCTACTTTTGAAAATATAGGGAGATTTTGAGAAAATTCAATCAATGTTTCAAATGTGAAGAGTCGCGTCTGGTTGTCTAAATTATTTTGTTGAACAGATTCACACCCACATGTGCTACTCAAATTTCAATGGCATCATCCACTCGATAATCAACATGGATGCTGATGTGATTACCATCGAGAACTCAAGATCTGATGAGAAGCTTCTGTCTGTGTTTCGAGAGGGAGTGAAGTATGGCGCTGGCATTGGCCCTGGTGTGTATGACATCCACTCACCAAGGATCCCATCTGCAGAAGAAATCGCTGACCGGATCAATAAGATGCTTGCTGTCTTGGAGACTAACATTCTGTGGGTCAACCCTGATTGCGGACTCAAGACTCGCAAATATACTGAAGTGAAGCCTGCCCTTAGCAACATGGTTGCTGCTGCCAAGCTTCTCCGCTCCCAGCTGGCCAGTGCTAAGTGAGCTCGTTTTCTGCCATTGTCTGGTAATGATAAGTATCTGTTTTTCTACTCATGCTCGAATAATCCATCAACCATTTTAAATTTGGTTGATGTTTTTCTCTTGCAGTAAATCTAGAAGTTTTTGAAATGCTCAATGGAGAGTCTTGATGTTGCATTTTATCATATATCCTCTTGTATCTGTTTTTTCCTTACATGTTTCTACATGGAAGAATTGATTGGAAAGAAGTGaagaataaaaagaatattaatactCAATTCAAAGTTTTCAAACTATGAATTCATCATCCAACATattgaaaaatgaaaactaaattaattaaacactAGTACAAAAAACTAACAAGTTCTCCCAACAACAAAGAAGAACCTCATTTTGTAAGAATCTTAAAATTGATCAACACAAGACCGTGGACGAGTCGAATTGTTGGTATTTATATTGAATCTTTGAAACAATTTCATTACGAACAATTTGGCTCTTCATACTACTTGTTGTGATTAGAACAGAACAATCACACTAAACCAAAATACTTATTTAGCCTATTTTAATCAAAGATTATCAAAGTCTctcaaaactaaaaaattgttattCAATAAGCACACGAGTGACATATGGACAAGTGACGAGAAACTATAAGAATAATAGTGTTTTTTTAGCTGGTTGCTATTGATCCAACTCCAAGTTTTCTTATAAATCTATCTTATGATCTATTATATTGTAATTTGTCTAGACTAGATTATCAAtttcagtatatatatattctaaattatttaattttgatttttatatacAGAAAAATCTATAAGCTATATAAAAGTTGGCAATactaaattacaaaaatgtctttaattttttttaattaccatAAAATCTTTTTATCATTTAATCATAAAAGCACTCACATTCATTTCTTCAAATAATTAGTCAAGggatttcaaaaagaaaaaatactaataataattattcaaatataatttttgtatattaaataaaaatgatttTGTGAACATATATTAGATTGGCCAATTTATTGtagaattattataaaataggatatctttatatattaaaagtgtctatctaacggcatttcttggtttaacagaatatacaaagaatattctgttaaatttaacgatgttaataggtttatctcccgttaataaataaactcaataattaaacccaaaaaattaaataatctttttttaaattaaaaaaaatcatcttagccacatatctctctaacaaaccgtaTATCCCATTTTCTCGCTTTGGTTTACGATCAACCAAATGCAGCTATGGCTTTGCACTCCGGTATAGGTTTTTCCAAGATCCTCGTCATAGCCGGAACAggtattattaatttcatatcaTATTTCACACTTGCTTCCCCATTCAAAAAGACCTATCTTTCAATCTTGCTAATTTCTTCTCTCTAGGGTACACTACCACTGTTTTGTTCAATAACCATAAATTATCGGACTTGCTCGGAGAGAAGCTTTTCTCAGAAGCTAGAGAGAGAAACAAAATCAGCAGagtaaagagagagagagagcttcgaTCGACAATGGTGTATTGGGTTTGTATTTCCTTTCTCATTTGCATTCTCTTTGTTTCATCGTTGAATGGATACATCTCTTATGACGGAGTTTCTCAGGAAGTCCGGCGGTGCCGCCGTTATCGACGGCGGACTCGCCACAGAGCTCGAACGCCATGGCGCGGACCTCAACGATCCTCTATGGAGCGCCAAATGCCTTCTCACTTCCCCTCACCTTATTCGTGGGGTACTCTTTCTACCTTTTTATTTTCCTTTACTTTGCTTGACTCTGTGTTTGGGTGtctgatttttctttctttctttcttcatgTATGAAGAATGGAGGTACTTATTAACAGAGTTATGTTTATTCATGAATTTGGACCCGAAAATTAAGAAATAATGAATTTTGATAACTGGgttattgttgaattttttcCTATTAGGAAATCATCTATTGGGATTTTGAATGTACCAAAAGTGATTTTAATCGTTTCACATGACATTTATTAGGGAGATTCTTTGTCTTCTGGCTTGTTAGTAAATGAACTTATGAACAATGGCTAAAGATTCTAGGTGAACTTATTAATTcagtttaaaattatatatggaCCACTGTGGTGGTTTTTTCTTTTGTCTTGGCTTTTCGCAGCCTTTAAAACTTGCCATTAGCAgccttgaattttttttctttttaattgaaGTTTCATTAGAAGAAAACCAGCAGTCAATCATTACATTGTGATTCTTACCCAGCTTCATTTTCTCTGCTCCATTCTATTTCTAATGTTAGTTTCACGTTTAGATTTcaattttcttattagtatatATGTTTTAGTCTAGCTCTTCAATTCTCTACCATATTTAACAGATTCGTTCTTATCTGATGATGTAATACAAATACAGGTTCATGGATTTGCTGAAGATCTTATGGGGAAAAAAGTTGCTACAATATTTGGAAAGTGGGATGAAAGCATGTATTATGTTAATGGTGACAGGGGCAACAATATGTATTAtgtctttctattttatatatcCTACGGATTCCAGGCTTAGACCAGACCAACGACATTTGGAGAATGGAGAATATGAGAAGGCAAATGCTGAGAAACAACGTTTAGAGAAAAAGCAAAGAATGGTATGTATGGGGCATTTTTGCAAAATGGCATTGTAAATAGCCTTTCTCACATATAttcacgttttttttttttcattcttctTATCTCTAATGGTATGATCTGGTGTATGGGAAATGCAGTCAAGGAAATTACAAGAAAGTGGATGGAAACCAAAATAGTTCGAAAGAGGAAGTGAAGATGGACCTTTCTGCTACATGGGTCGGTAGTCCTTACTATGTCGTCCCAGAAGTGTTACGGAAGCATTATGGTCCAGAATGTGATGTTTGGAGCGCTGGGGTAATCATTTATATTTTACATAGTGGAGTGCCCCCATTTTGGGATGGTAAGGATCTTATGTTTCATATCTTGTTGTTTTACAAATTCATTAATCATCCATAGTTGTGGACTTATATCGATTGTACCTGCTTTTTAATGGATCAATCAGAATTGGAGCAAGGAATATTTGAGCAGGTTTTAAGGGGAGAACTCGATTTTATCTCTGAACCATGGCCTAGCATATCTGAAAGTGCAAAGGATCTTGTTCGAAGAATGCTTGTAAGGGACCCTAAGAAGCGGCTTACGGCCCATGAAGTTCTTAGTAAGTTAATGGTCTTGATTGATTATTATGTCAGGTGACTTAATTTGTTTAGCATCCATAGTcatacattttatttttctattgtaTAGATGCATCTTTTTAGTCTAAATAAGCAATATCATTTGACACTGGCATGATCtggagctttttttttttatcataaagtaaaaGAAATATGCAATATGAATTGTTTTATGATCTAGAGTTCTGACCCTCCTTTTTAAAAATTCTAATGGTATAAACTAGAATGTGGTGATTTGAGCATTAGTAGTAGCTTTTCCCATTTAAAATATGACGacttactaataatataaaatactttgtatctatatgtttattttgtttttatttattaaacatactaatttaataaacaaaataataatattcagatatgtttattatatcactctgcgtgtcatgtttattttttagaattttaagcattgatttatatttatgtacattaatgtttataattttgatattgtattttattgaaaaaaaaattattaagttatattaattcatactaaaatagataataaacatttatcttaaataaaaaaaaatatttaatttgtttatttttataaaattgtttattatttatttacttaatttgacaaaattctttattttgaattttaataaacatgttttattattaataatttttaaaacattaatataataaacataaggataaaatattacaaaataatattataaacattaattaatataataatctatttatggtaattagtttaatcattaatgatttatattatttaatgattaaaatgtatgattttatgtaataaattttgaaaatgtataaatttttcaaataattttcttttacacattttttgtaataattttaattttgttgtgAAAAAAAGCCTAAAAAGAAATAGTTGTTTACCAACATTAaactataatattaatattatatggtagtttgtgtaataataaaaaaaataattgtttatattatttagtgatgtaataaaaaatagttgTTTGCGCGTGGACAGATTAGCCGGGTGAGATGGTGGTTTATCATGAACCCTCAGAGAGTCACATGCTTGTCAACTCTACTCCCCAGGTTGGCAGCGTGCGGTGCTTTAGACTTCAGCCACTTGAAGCTCCTAACCATCTTGTAGGAATGGGACCACGTCCCTACAAGGGTGGTCGGAGTGAGCACCATCCATATGACTAGGGAGTACGGCCCACGCTACATGCAACCCAACTACTTTGCCCCACTTGGTTACAGGCCCACGTGACTGGACCCGGCGATAGGATTGTATAAAGTaatcaatataaacatattaaaaaagttATGTTTCGTCCATGTGGGAGGGATGggatttcttcttccttaaaccaAATCAAAACTTGTTCTTCTCAGTTAGTGTAAAAATCAATCTCAGATGCTATCCTACTCTCCACTCCTCATCTCACTGCACAACAGACTCAGAGACACAAAAAAACCTCTTTTTCCCTCTCCACCAAGGAACCCACTCACCGGCGGCGCCGCAGTTGCATCGTCCTCTAAGATCATGTATGTATGTCGtttcagtatttttttttcctttctttctttctttctatgtcTATCTCTTCGTGCcttatgtatgaatttttgttaTTGCTCGGTATTAGTTCTCATAGGGCTTGATTATCTTCCTTGACGCTCGCTGGGTTTATCATACAATACAAGTTtggaattaatttgttttttggcATTTTTGCTCGCAACGTGTTTGATATAATGTCTCTTTCAAGATTATGCATTTTTCATTAGTTTTATCGTGCAAAGTTGACAATTTTGTAATTAGTTTTGTTGGTTTAAATCATTTAAACACCTAGTAAAATCCATGAAAGGTAACCATATTCTACTTGCATTTGTCTTTGTAGAAAGAGATTAATGGACTTAGTAGCATTTTTTTCTATGATGTGATTGAAAGTTTTTTTAACTCGTTGCTTTCGATTTTTTTAGGATTGAAAACTGTATAATATTTTCTGTGTCGTAACATAgcataaagattttttttaaattgatttggaTTTGGGGTGCTATAATTGTACAGGACGTGAGTAATATTCGAGAAGTTTCTGATCATCAGGTGAGGAGCTATGCTTCTTTCTAGTTTTCACTTCGTTTCTTCGAATGcccaatttttcattttaagcTTCTGGGCATTAAAGATTTGTTTTTTCTTATGTTGTTTATTTATGCACTATTGACTGTTTTTCTTGACAATTTTGTGGGTTTAAAGGAGGTGTTTGTGGATCCTTCCCGGGATGAAAGTTTGATCTTTGAGATATTAGAATTGAAGGAAGAAGTTGGTGATGATGGAAGTGCGTCATGGTTTCTTCAAGACCTTGCCTCTGAACAAGAATCTGAAGGCTGCgtggtaaatttttttttccctaTTATTGTTCACACTCATTAATTGTGTATTCATCTATAATTGCTAACTTGATCATATTTTCCTTGTCTTagattgtttatggttttatttTGAAAGGATTATCCAATTTGTTTCATATAAATAGGTACATGCTAATTTAGTCCTCTTCAGTCCTTATTCTCTAGTTTCAATCTATGTAAGATGGTAATTAAAGGGATAtctgtggcaaaacccccttaatat from Cannabis sativa cultivar Pink pepper isolate KNU-18-1 chromosome 2, ASM2916894v1, whole genome shotgun sequence encodes:
- the LOC133034101 gene encoding calcium-dependent protein kinase 20-like: MTEFLRKSGGAAVIDGGLATELERHGADLNDPLWSAKCLLTSPHLIRGVHGFAEDLMGKKVATIFGKWDESMLRPDQRHLENGEYEKANAEKQRLEKKQRMVCMGHFCKMAFQGNYKKVDGNQNSSKEEVKMDLSATWVGSPYYVVPEVLRKHYGPECDVWSAGLWTYIDCTCFLMDQSELEQGIFEQVLRGELDFISEPWPSISESAKDLVRRMLVRDPKKRLTAHEVLSKLMVLIDYYVR